Proteins from a genomic interval of Paenibacillus sp. FSL R5-0623:
- a CDS encoding NADPH-dependent FMN reductase, translated as MKKELTILSISGSLRNQSSNTLLMHAMIKLAHTNLKFEVYDGLNDLPHFNPDLDIEEGPVSVQNLRVQLKHSDGVLICTPEYGNGVPGVLKNALDWVVSSGEWLNKPTIAIAASPSPMGGDKAHASLLLTLNMINAQVLQEGCLIIPHITLKMNKQGVIIDSESRRALQNSLTILEEACNQIKG; from the coding sequence ATGAAAAAAGAATTAACTATCCTTTCCATTTCCGGAAGCCTGCGCAATCAGTCCTCCAATACGTTACTAATGCACGCCATGATTAAGCTCGCTCACACTAACCTTAAGTTTGAAGTATACGATGGATTAAATGATCTACCGCATTTTAACCCTGACCTCGATATCGAGGAGGGCCCTGTATCCGTACAGAACTTGAGAGTCCAACTTAAGCATTCGGACGGTGTCCTTATCTGCACGCCAGAGTATGGAAATGGCGTTCCTGGGGTCTTAAAAAACGCACTAGATTGGGTTGTATCTTCTGGAGAATGGCTCAATAAACCCACCATTGCCATCGCTGCTTCCCCAAGTCCCATGGGAGGTGACAAAGCCCATGCTTCCTTGTTGCTTACACTAAACATGATCAATGCACAAGTTCTACAGGAAGGTTGCTTAATCATTCCTCATATTACATTGAAAATGAACAAACAAGGAGTCATCATTGATTCGGAAAGCCGGCGTGCATTGCAGAACTCCCTTACAATCCTTGAGGAAGCTTGCAACCAAATAAAAGGCTAG
- a CDS encoding ketoacyl-ACP synthase III, translating into MIHQSKATITAMGTYVPDRILTNADLEKLVETSDEWIVQRTGMRERRIAAEDQFVSDLATKAVEDMIRRYDVSVEDVDMILVATSTPEYAFPSTASRVQANLKIPHTGVLDLNAACAGFTYGLQLADSLVTSGMYRKVLVIGAETLSKITDYTDRTTCVLFGDGAGAFLVERSSGAEGDFMAAISGTHGEGGVHLYKSGLSSEMNGVPLQGEGCLVQNGREIYKWAVRTIPEQVGKLITKAELNPDQIDWFVPHSANMRMIEAVCERGPVPLERTLTSVEYRGNTSAASIPLALQLAVDEGKLKEGQSVALFGFGGGLTYAGLVLKWGVPDRVQE; encoded by the coding sequence ATGATTCATCAATCAAAGGCAACCATCACGGCAATGGGGACATATGTACCGGATCGAATATTAACGAATGCTGATCTGGAGAAATTAGTCGAGACAAGTGACGAATGGATTGTGCAACGTACAGGCATGAGGGAACGGCGAATTGCAGCTGAAGATCAATTTGTATCTGACCTGGCTACGAAGGCTGTAGAAGATATGATACGTCGTTATGATGTAAGTGTTGAAGATGTGGATATGATCCTTGTGGCTACAAGTACACCTGAATATGCCTTCCCAAGTACGGCATCCAGAGTACAGGCTAATCTTAAGATCCCACACACGGGCGTACTGGATTTAAATGCTGCATGCGCAGGTTTTACCTACGGACTACAGCTAGCCGACAGTCTGGTGACCAGTGGAATGTACCGCAAAGTACTGGTTATTGGAGCAGAGACATTATCCAAAATTACGGATTACACAGATCGCACGACTTGTGTACTATTTGGTGATGGAGCGGGGGCCTTCTTGGTGGAGAGATCATCGGGTGCTGAAGGTGACTTTATGGCAGCCATATCAGGTACTCATGGAGAAGGCGGTGTACATCTCTATAAGAGTGGCTTGTCTTCGGAGATGAATGGTGTGCCTTTACAGGGCGAAGGTTGTTTAGTTCAGAATGGGCGAGAGATTTATAAGTGGGCTGTACGGACGATTCCAGAGCAAGTGGGTAAACTTATAACGAAAGCTGAATTAAACCCTGACCAGATTGACTGGTTTGTCCCGCATAGTGCCAACATGAGAATGATTGAAGCTGTTTGTGAACGTGGTCCGGTTCCTTTGGAACGTACTTTAACCAGTGTCGAGTATCGGGGGAACACATCTGCCGCTTCCATTCCGCTAGCTTTACAGCTTGCAGTGGATGAAGGTAAATTGAAAGAAGGACAGAGTGTAGCTCTATTTGGCTTTGGCGGTGGTCTGACGTACGCAGGTCTGGTGCTGAAATGGGGCGTGCCGGACAGGGTTCAGGAATGA
- a CDS encoding amidase family protein, with the protein MTYHGSVLKKSGALLLAGAVVATTWGGTLPSASAATATPTSKTTVAAVSKGKAPATPAAFVQAMEDAATLAGVPFTMDKLSGTTVQRKDAAVALQQWLKLDSTTESFKDVPDEAMFAGAVGALNTSGLMKGYTESLFLPNAVLTENDLSILKDRIYNYIKPFVLEEATIMDLQAAMTQGKLTSKELVQKYLDRIEKYDDQGVSINAVLTLNPDALQIAEQLDEERAAQGARGPLHGVPILVKDNFDTNDMPTTAGCICLKDSIPAHDAEQVKKLKAAGAIILGKTNLHEFAFGITTSSSLGGQTLNPYALDHYPGGSSGGTGAAIASNFAAAGMGTDTGGSIRIPSSFNSLVGIRPTIGLSSREGIIPLALTQDVGGPMARTVSDAAIMLDATAGYDKKDVATAYAVGKIPSSYTDFLDVNGLKGARIGVATELIPSTKAEEKAVADVINMAVEELKSLGATAVPISIPNLTEINKYPSLSGYEFKFQLNDYLDSLGADAPYHSLSEIIASGEFDKSQEQSMKTRDARQTLETTEYKDIVLKRTQVTRESLLKVMADNNLDAIIYPTSTQAAGVIGEGQNSGGNNRLSPFSGFPAITVPAGFTTEGLPVGMEFLGRAFDEGTLIKLAYSYEQGTHHRQAPKLTP; encoded by the coding sequence ATGACTTATCATGGATCTGTATTGAAAAAAAGTGGGGCTTTGTTACTGGCAGGTGCTGTTGTTGCCACAACTTGGGGAGGAACGTTGCCTTCGGCATCAGCCGCAACGGCAACGCCTACGAGTAAAACAACAGTAGCAGCTGTATCCAAAGGAAAAGCGCCAGCTACCCCGGCAGCATTTGTTCAGGCTATGGAAGATGCGGCTACACTTGCAGGTGTTCCTTTTACCATGGACAAGCTCTCCGGCACAACCGTACAACGTAAAGATGCTGCGGTTGCCTTGCAACAATGGCTCAAGCTGGATTCGACTACCGAATCATTCAAGGATGTCCCGGATGAAGCTATGTTCGCAGGTGCTGTCGGTGCATTGAACACTTCGGGATTGATGAAAGGTTATACTGAATCACTCTTCCTTCCAAACGCTGTACTTACGGAGAATGACCTCTCCATATTGAAAGACCGCATTTATAACTACATAAAACCATTTGTCCTGGAGGAAGCAACCATTATGGATCTCCAGGCCGCAATGACGCAAGGAAAACTGACATCAAAAGAACTGGTTCAGAAATATCTGGACCGTATTGAAAAATACGATGATCAAGGTGTAAGCATCAACGCGGTCTTAACACTGAACCCGGATGCGCTCCAAATTGCGGAGCAATTGGATGAAGAACGTGCAGCTCAAGGTGCCCGCGGACCTCTGCATGGCGTTCCGATTCTGGTGAAAGATAATTTCGATACCAATGACATGCCAACAACTGCTGGCTGTATCTGTCTGAAAGATTCCATTCCTGCTCACGATGCTGAACAAGTGAAGAAGCTCAAAGCTGCTGGCGCCATTATTTTGGGCAAAACAAACCTGCATGAATTCGCATTTGGTATCACGACATCCAGCTCATTGGGTGGACAAACACTGAACCCTTACGCCCTGGACCATTATCCAGGTGGCTCAAGCGGTGGAACAGGTGCAGCCATTGCATCTAACTTTGCAGCAGCCGGCATGGGTACAGACACTGGTGGTTCGATCCGTATCCCATCCAGCTTCAACAGCCTTGTGGGTATCCGCCCAACCATCGGACTGTCCAGTCGTGAAGGCATTATCCCATTGGCTTTGACACAGGATGTAGGTGGACCTATGGCTCGTACGGTTAGTGACGCTGCAATCATGTTGGATGCTACAGCCGGATATGACAAAAAAGATGTTGCTACAGCTTACGCGGTAGGAAAAATCCCTTCCAGCTATACAGACTTCTTGGATGTAAACGGACTGAAAGGTGCACGTATCGGTGTGGCCACAGAACTTATCCCAAGTACCAAAGCTGAAGAAAAAGCCGTTGCTGACGTGATCAACATGGCTGTGGAAGAATTGAAGTCACTGGGTGCTACCGCAGTTCCCATTTCCATCCCGAACTTGACTGAGATCAACAAATACCCAAGTCTCAGCGGATATGAATTCAAGTTCCAACTGAATGACTATCTGGACTCATTGGGCGCAGATGCTCCATATCACAGTCTGTCCGAGATCATCGCTTCCGGAGAGTTCGACAAGTCTCAGGAGCAATCCATGAAAACTCGGGATGCACGCCAAACATTGGAGACTACAGAGTACAAGGACATCGTCCTGAAACGTACCCAAGTGACACGTGAGTCCCTGCTGAAAGTTATGGCAGATAATAATCTGGATGCCATCATCTATCCTACGTCCACACAAGCCGCTGGTGTTATTGGCGAAGGACAAAACTCCGGTGGTAACAACCGATTGAGTCCTTTCTCCGGCTTCCCGGCGATTACTGTACCTGCTGGTTTCACAACAGAAGGTCTGCCAGTAGGCATGGAGTTCTTGGGTCGTGCCTTTGATGAAGGTACCTTGATCAAGCTTGCTTACAGCTACGAACAAGGGACTCATCACCGCCAAGCGCCTAAGCTTACGCCGTAA
- a CDS encoding DNA topoisomerase III, protein MKTLVLAEKPSVAREIARVMGARDKHKSYMEGPKYIVTWALGHLVGLAEPEDYDKKYATWNLEDLPILPDRTKLKVLKETNHQYKAVQQLMKRQDVGELVIATDAAREGELLARWIMQMAGWKKPFKRLWISSQTDKAIKDGFASLKPGGQFDRLYESARCRAEADWMIGLNVTRALTVRFNAQLSAGRVQTPTLGMIMDRENEINGFRSQEYETLTADLGGFQAVWRAAGGDSRIFDPQEMQELKKRVDGRNGTIAQVKKSEKVEPHPLAYDLTELQRDANRKYGLSAKQTSNVLQRLYEQHKLVTYPRTDSRYLTSDMTATLKERLDSVAIGPYASLARPLLRKNLNITKRIVDDSKVTDHHAIIPTEQTVLLNQLNPEERKLYDLIVRRFISLFYPAAKYDSVAITVQVGNDSFHVKGTTVKESGWREVYGGDYSDDDDDRADDAADHERALLPDVQQGQSVMVQRCHIKSGRTMPPKRYTEAALLSQMEKHGLGTPATRADIIEKLVSSDTIDRQGNSMHPTGKGKQLIELAAPQLRTPDLTARWEAELERIARGQGKPGPFLDSIRSMAKELVSTVKGSKAEYKPHNVSNSHCPDCNARLLEKKGKRGKFLVCPTEDCGYRRSAEKRLSNRRCAQCHKKMEIKEGKAGLYVQCLPCGITETLDKDKQHVNKRDQQKLVKQYAKQESIGSNLGDLLKAAMEKKGE, encoded by the coding sequence GTGAAGACATTGGTACTCGCAGAAAAACCATCTGTAGCACGCGAAATAGCCAGAGTTATGGGTGCGCGTGATAAACATAAAAGTTATATGGAAGGCCCGAAATATATCGTTACCTGGGCGCTTGGACATCTGGTTGGATTAGCTGAACCGGAGGATTACGACAAGAAGTATGCAACATGGAATCTGGAGGACCTGCCCATTCTGCCAGATCGTACGAAATTGAAAGTACTTAAAGAGACCAACCATCAATATAAAGCGGTGCAGCAGCTGATGAAACGTCAGGATGTAGGTGAGCTGGTCATTGCCACGGATGCAGCACGGGAGGGAGAATTGCTGGCCCGTTGGATCATGCAGATGGCGGGGTGGAAAAAACCTTTTAAACGCCTGTGGATCTCATCCCAGACAGATAAGGCGATCAAAGACGGATTTGCTTCGCTGAAGCCAGGCGGTCAGTTCGACCGTCTCTATGAATCTGCACGTTGCCGTGCGGAAGCCGACTGGATGATTGGACTTAACGTGACCCGTGCACTAACCGTTCGTTTCAATGCGCAGTTATCAGCTGGACGGGTACAAACCCCGACATTAGGCATGATTATGGACAGGGAAAATGAAATTAATGGTTTCCGCTCGCAGGAGTATGAAACGTTAACGGCAGATTTGGGAGGTTTTCAGGCTGTGTGGCGGGCAGCTGGAGGAGATTCACGAATTTTCGACCCTCAGGAAATGCAAGAATTGAAGAAGCGGGTAGATGGGCGCAATGGCACGATTGCCCAAGTGAAGAAAAGCGAGAAAGTAGAGCCACATCCACTGGCATATGATCTGACGGAACTGCAACGGGATGCCAACCGGAAATATGGTTTATCTGCAAAGCAAACATCGAATGTCCTGCAACGTCTCTACGAACAGCACAAGCTTGTGACATATCCGCGTACAGACAGTCGATACCTGACTTCGGACATGACAGCTACGTTGAAAGAACGGTTGGATAGTGTAGCCATCGGACCTTATGCGTCTTTGGCACGTCCTTTGCTGCGCAAAAATCTGAATATCACCAAACGTATTGTGGATGACAGCAAAGTTACGGATCACCATGCGATTATCCCCACGGAGCAGACGGTGCTTCTGAATCAACTGAATCCGGAGGAACGCAAATTGTACGATCTGATCGTGCGTCGATTTATCAGCCTGTTCTATCCGGCAGCGAAGTACGATTCGGTTGCGATCACGGTCCAGGTGGGGAATGATTCCTTCCATGTCAAAGGAACAACAGTGAAAGAGAGTGGATGGCGTGAAGTATACGGCGGTGATTACAGCGATGATGACGATGACCGTGCTGATGATGCAGCAGACCATGAGCGTGCGCTTTTGCCAGATGTACAGCAAGGACAGTCCGTGATGGTTCAGCGTTGCCATATCAAAAGTGGACGGACGATGCCGCCCAAACGGTATACCGAAGCCGCTTTGCTTTCCCAGATGGAAAAGCATGGACTCGGCACTCCGGCTACACGTGCGGATATTATTGAGAAGCTGGTCAGTTCCGATACAATAGATCGTCAAGGTAACAGCATGCACCCGACTGGCAAAGGTAAACAGTTGATTGAACTGGCTGCTCCGCAGCTTCGTACACCGGATCTGACTGCTCGCTGGGAAGCTGAGCTGGAACGCATCGCTCGTGGGCAAGGGAAACCAGGACCATTTCTGGATAGTATCCGATCCATGGCAAAAGAGCTGGTGTCTACGGTAAAAGGCAGCAAAGCGGAGTACAAGCCGCATAATGTGTCCAATAGCCATTGTCCGGACTGTAACGCACGGTTGTTGGAGAAGAAAGGCAAGCGCGGCAAGTTTCTTGTATGTCCTACCGAGGACTGTGGGTATCGTCGTTCGGCAGAAAAAAGATTGTCCAATCGTCGTTGTGCGCAGTGCCACAAAAAGATGGAAATCAAAGAAGGTAAGGCGGGGTTATACGTACAATGTCTACCTTGTGGTATTACAGAAACGTTGGATAAGGATAAACAGCATGTGAACAAACGCGATCAGCAAAAGCTGGTGAAACAATATGCGAAGCAGGAGTCCATTGGGTCTAACCTTGGAGATCTGCTGAAGGCGGCTATGGAGAAAAAGGGAGAGTAG
- a CDS encoding DUF1294 domain-containing protein yields MQTGLILWFLFINVVGYLVMSDDKRRAQQRRDRTPERTLFLLAFIGGALGVWIAMYRKRHKTKHPSFTIGIPLLLFLNAVIYGYFIQ; encoded by the coding sequence ATGCAAACCGGACTTATATTGTGGTTTTTATTTATTAATGTAGTTGGTTATCTGGTGATGTCCGATGATAAGAGGCGTGCACAACAGCGTCGTGACCGTACACCTGAACGGACGTTATTCTTGCTTGCATTTATAGGCGGAGCTCTGGGAGTCTGGATCGCGATGTATCGGAAAAGACATAAAACTAAACATCCCAGCTTCACCATTGGTATTCCATTGTTGTTATTCTTGAATGCGGTAATCTACGGTTACTTTATTCAATGA
- a CDS encoding universal stress protein has product MLFSKILVAYDGSKASNKALDRAIELAKVSPNAVLDVIHAFDFPRVFIGEGLAPLPPSLNNDYYNLAVQTTDEAKERIQAAGVTANVDLIQGAAAEVLLDFAKENDSDIIIIGSRGLGGIREFVLGSVSHNVVQHAQVPVLVVK; this is encoded by the coding sequence ATGTTATTTTCCAAAATATTGGTGGCTTATGATGGTTCCAAAGCTTCAAATAAAGCACTTGATCGTGCGATTGAGCTAGCGAAAGTGTCCCCGAATGCAGTACTGGATGTCATTCATGCTTTTGATTTCCCGCGTGTATTCATCGGTGAGGGGTTGGCTCCACTGCCACCTTCACTTAATAATGACTACTACAATCTGGCAGTACAGACGACAGATGAAGCGAAAGAACGAATTCAGGCTGCTGGTGTAACAGCCAATGTGGACCTGATTCAAGGGGCTGCTGCGGAAGTGTTACTTGATTTTGCCAAAGAAAATGATTCTGATATCATTATTATTGGTAGCCGCGGACTGGGTGGTATTCGGGAATTTGTCCTGGGTAGTGTCAGTCACAATGTGGTGCAGCATGCGCAGGTTCCAGTACTGGTCGTAAAATAA
- the purE gene encoding 5-(carboxyamino)imidazole ribonucleotide mutase: MSLQVAVIMGSKSDWETMKHACEVLDELEIGYEKKVVSAHRTPDLMFEYAEQAIDRGIKVIIAGAGGAAHLPGMVAAKTMLPVIGVPVQSKALNGLDSLLSIVQMPGGIPVATVAIGKAGATNAGLLAAQMIGAFDPDVQRRSEARRERIKQEVLESSEEL, encoded by the coding sequence ATGTCACTGCAAGTCGCTGTAATTATGGGCAGCAAGTCGGATTGGGAAACGATGAAACATGCGTGCGAGGTGCTGGACGAGCTGGAGATTGGGTATGAGAAAAAGGTGGTCTCCGCCCATCGTACACCGGATCTGATGTTTGAATACGCAGAGCAGGCGATTGATCGGGGAATCAAGGTGATCATTGCAGGCGCAGGCGGGGCAGCACACCTACCAGGTATGGTAGCAGCCAAAACGATGCTTCCGGTCATTGGCGTTCCGGTTCAGTCCAAAGCATTGAACGGTCTCGATTCCTTGTTGTCCATTGTTCAGATGCCTGGTGGTATTCCCGTTGCAACTGTGGCGATTGGCAAGGCAGGGGCAACGAATGCAGGATTGCTGGCAGCTCAAATGATCGGTGCATTTGACCCGGATGTCCAACGTCGCTCTGAAGCTCGCAGAGAGCGCATCAAACAAGAAGTACTCGAAAGTAGTGAAGAACTATGA
- the purK gene encoding 5-(carboxyamino)imidazole ribonucleotide synthase, producing MSSTGKQSGIAEELKKVLLPGKTTIGILGGGQLGRMMTLAGTAMGYRFVTLDPAADAPCGQVARQIEARYDDAKAALELARQCDVITYEFENVDAEVAGLLERESYVPQGSALLYTTQHRLREKRAIEAAGVRVAPYREITSADTMLAAVSELGVPCVLKTVTGGYDGKGQRVIREASQAVAAYEELAATGAELLLEQFIKFECEISVVVARSTNGEIKTFPPAENIHVNNILHASIVPARVATDIQIEAQKLAAAVAESMKAVGLLAVELFVAADGRLYVNELAPRPHNSGHYTMEACATSQFEQHIRAICGLPLGDTSLLSPVVMVNVLGEHLEGIIARTGQPDAEAIELGVIPKLHIYGKTEAKTGRKMGHVNLLCQDVEEGLQWIEQINLWRNTNS from the coding sequence ATGAGTAGCACAGGGAAGCAATCCGGTATAGCAGAAGAGCTGAAAAAAGTCCTGCTGCCCGGGAAAACAACCATCGGCATTCTTGGAGGCGGACAGCTCGGACGTATGATGACGCTCGCAGGAACGGCAATGGGGTATCGATTCGTTACTCTTGATCCCGCTGCGGATGCACCTTGTGGTCAAGTTGCTCGTCAGATTGAAGCAAGATATGACGATGCCAAAGCTGCACTTGAACTGGCTCGGCAATGCGATGTCATTACGTATGAATTCGAAAATGTGGATGCAGAAGTCGCTGGGCTGCTCGAGCGTGAGTCTTACGTTCCACAAGGAAGTGCGTTACTGTACACCACACAACATCGTTTGCGTGAAAAACGTGCGATCGAAGCCGCTGGAGTAAGAGTCGCGCCTTATCGTGAGATCACAAGTGCGGATACGATGCTTGCTGCTGTTAGCGAACTTGGAGTGCCATGTGTACTGAAGACGGTGACTGGAGGCTACGATGGCAAAGGTCAACGGGTCATCCGGGAAGCAAGTCAGGCTGTTGCGGCATACGAAGAACTTGCAGCTACTGGTGCGGAACTGCTGTTGGAACAATTCATCAAGTTTGAATGTGAGATTTCGGTCGTTGTAGCGCGTAGTACAAATGGGGAGATCAAAACGTTCCCGCCAGCGGAGAACATTCATGTGAACAACATTTTGCATGCTTCAATTGTGCCGGCTAGAGTTGCCACAGACATCCAGATTGAAGCGCAAAAGCTGGCAGCAGCGGTGGCAGAATCAATGAAGGCTGTTGGGCTGCTGGCTGTGGAACTGTTTGTAGCGGCGGATGGAAGACTGTACGTCAACGAACTGGCACCAAGACCGCATAATTCTGGTCACTATACGATGGAAGCTTGTGCGACTTCTCAGTTCGAACAACATATCCGTGCGATCTGCGGATTACCACTCGGGGACACTTCGTTATTGAGTCCGGTTGTTATGGTCAATGTGCTTGGAGAACATCTGGAAGGCATTATCGCCAGAACAGGGCAACCTGATGCAGAGGCGATAGAACTCGGTGTGATTCCCAAGCTTCACATATATGGTAAAACCGAAGCAAAAACAGGACGGAAGATGGGGCATGTGAATCTGCTCTGTCAGGATGTTGAAGAAGGATTGCAATGGATTGAACAAATTAACCTCTGGAGGAATACAAATTCATGA
- the purB gene encoding adenylosuccinate lyase — MIERYSRPEMRAIWTEENKFQSWLEVEICACEAWAELGVIPKEEAALLRQNASFDIDRIYEIEKETRHDVIAFTRTVSESLGAERKWVHYGLTSTDVVDTALGYVLRQANEILEKDIVNFIEILREKALAYQHTPMMGRTHGVHAEPTTFGLKMALWHEEMKRNLERFRHAADNVQYGKISGAVGTYANIDPFVEEFVCEKLGTKPAPISTQTLQRDRHAEYMATLALIATSLDKFATEVRALQKSEFREVEEAFAKGQKGSSAMPHKRNPIGSENISGLSRVIRGHMVSAYENVTLWHERDISHSSVERIILPDATMLLNYMLNRFGNIVKNLTVFPENMKRNMERTYGVPFSGRIMTKLIDKGFSREQAYDTVQPRAMQAWEEQRQFQDIVKSTPEITEVLNEEEIADAFNPSWHLKHVDTIFKKLGLND, encoded by the coding sequence ATGATTGAACGTTATAGCAGACCCGAAATGAGAGCCATCTGGACCGAAGAGAACAAATTCCAATCGTGGCTGGAAGTTGAAATTTGTGCATGTGAGGCGTGGGCTGAACTGGGTGTTATCCCTAAGGAAGAAGCAGCATTGCTTCGTCAGAACGCATCTTTTGACATCGATCGCATCTATGAGATTGAAAAGGAAACACGTCATGACGTTATCGCATTTACACGTACGGTATCTGAAAGTCTGGGTGCGGAGCGGAAATGGGTGCACTACGGACTGACTTCCACAGATGTCGTGGATACGGCTCTGGGTTATGTACTGCGTCAAGCGAATGAGATTCTGGAAAAGGATATCGTGAATTTCATTGAAATTCTGCGTGAAAAAGCACTGGCTTATCAGCACACGCCAATGATGGGACGTACACACGGGGTACATGCAGAGCCAACAACATTTGGACTGAAAATGGCGTTGTGGCATGAAGAAATGAAACGGAACCTGGAACGTTTCCGTCATGCAGCAGATAATGTACAATACGGCAAAATCTCAGGCGCAGTAGGAACGTACGCGAACATTGATCCGTTTGTCGAAGAGTTTGTCTGCGAGAAGCTGGGCACGAAACCTGCGCCGATCTCAACTCAAACATTGCAACGTGACCGTCATGCGGAGTATATGGCTACACTGGCGTTGATCGCAACGTCCTTGGACAAGTTTGCTACAGAGGTACGTGCGCTGCAGAAGAGTGAGTTCCGTGAAGTGGAAGAAGCTTTTGCTAAAGGTCAAAAAGGATCTTCCGCGATGCCGCACAAGCGTAACCCAATTGGTAGCGAAAACATCTCTGGTCTGTCCCGCGTCATTCGCGGACATATGGTATCGGCATACGAGAACGTAACGCTCTGGCATGAGCGCGACATCTCACATTCTTCCGTAGAACGTATCATTCTGCCGGATGCAACGATGCTGCTGAACTACATGCTGAACCGTTTTGGTAACATTGTGAAGAACCTGACAGTATTCCCTGAAAACATGAAACGCAACATGGAGCGCACCTATGGAGTACCATTCTCCGGTCGCATCATGACAAAGCTGATCGACAAAGGATTCAGCCGTGAGCAAGCGTACGATACCGTTCAACCACGTGCGATGCAAGCATGGGAAGAACAACGCCAGTTCCAGGATATCGTGAAATCCACACCGGAAATCACGGAAGTGCTGAACGAAGAAGAAATCGCAGATGCATTCAACCCATCATGGCACCTGAAGCACGTAGACACCATCTTCAAAAAGCTGGGCTTAAACGACTAA
- a CDS encoding phosphoribosylaminoimidazolesuccinocarboxamide synthase, translated as MALSTAADLVKAPLLYKGKVRELYDLGEHFLIVVTDRISAFDYVLDPAVPEKGNVLNKLSSFWFELTGDMMENHVVHTDVNQLGDLITDPELLKDRIMVTRKAERIDIECVVRGYITGGGWRQYETSGEVNGIKLPDGLRKNAKLEVPIFTPAAKNDVGHDEDIPMDRMKELVGDGLAMELQEKSLRLYEFARDYCDQRGIILADCKFEFGIVDGKVILIDEIFTPDASRFWAKENYELDIEIDSMDKEPVRTYLAGTDWDKNSKPDPLPQEVVEATTARYVDIYNRLTK; from the coding sequence ATGGCACTGTCCACTGCGGCAGATCTCGTTAAAGCACCTCTGTTATATAAAGGAAAAGTACGTGAATTGTACGATTTGGGTGAACATTTTCTAATCGTGGTTACCGACCGAATCTCGGCATTTGATTACGTGCTGGACCCAGCAGTTCCCGAGAAAGGAAACGTACTGAATAAACTCAGCAGCTTCTGGTTCGAACTGACGGGTGACATGATGGAGAATCATGTGGTTCATACCGATGTGAATCAACTGGGTGACCTCATCACAGACCCTGAATTGCTCAAAGACCGCATCATGGTAACCCGCAAAGCAGAACGCATTGATATTGAATGTGTCGTGCGTGGATACATCACTGGTGGGGGATGGAGACAATACGAGACGAGTGGTGAAGTGAATGGCATTAAACTGCCTGATGGACTTCGCAAAAACGCCAAGCTTGAAGTTCCCATTTTCACACCGGCAGCCAAAAACGATGTTGGTCACGATGAGGACATCCCAATGGATCGCATGAAAGAACTGGTGGGAGACGGACTTGCAATGGAGCTTCAGGAAAAAAGCTTGCGCCTGTATGAATTCGCCCGCGATTACTGTGATCAACGTGGCATCATTCTTGCAGACTGCAAATTCGAGTTTGGCATCGTGGATGGCAAGGTCATCCTGATTGACGAAATCTTCACCCCAGATGCTTCACGCTTCTGGGCCAAAGAGAATTATGAACTCGACATCGAGATCGACAGCATGGATAAAGAGCCAGTGCGCACCTATCTCGCAGGAACCGATTGGGACAAGAACAGTAAACCTGATCCACTCCCACAAGAGGTAGTTGAAGCAACAACCGCAAGATACGTCGATATTTATAACCGTTTAACAAAATAA
- the purS gene encoding phosphoribosylformylglycinamidine synthase subunit PurS — MIKATVYVTIKQSVLDPQGVAVQGALHSMGFNEVESVRIGKVMELNLDTTDRAEAEKRLKVMCEKLLANTVVEDYRYELEG, encoded by the coding sequence ATGATCAAAGCAACCGTATATGTCACTATTAAGCAAAGCGTACTCGACCCGCAAGGCGTAGCTGTTCAAGGAGCCCTGCATTCCATGGGATTCAACGAAGTGGAAAGTGTACGGATCGGTAAAGTCATGGAACTGAACCTGGATACAACAGATCGTGCGGAAGCGGAGAAACGATTGAAAGTCATGTGTGAAAAGCTGCTGGCCAACACCGTTGTTGAAGATTACCGCTACGAATTGGAGGGTTAA